In Actinomyces weissii, a genomic segment contains:
- a CDS encoding AMP-binding enzyme — MRQELAQRLADAPAFPQADLLLRTSGSTTGTGSLVAVSARALAASARATHQRLGGPGTWVLALPCHHVAGLQVLVRSLLAQQAPVVVDTSDGFHPEVLAAALEQALAQAGERPVYTALVPTQLYDALQHPGARQELSRLGAVLVGGAAAGTALLEQARAAQVPVVRTYGMSETGGGCVYEGQPLDGVQVRIESPESDGVGRVVLAGPVLAEGYAATQAGSGTVFRQDAAGRRELLTSDLGRLVPGPGGEPRLEVLGRVDDLIVTGGVKVRPEVVEQVLLSLPGVAQACVVGVPHERWGSVVTGVVVPEPGVLADQDWCEELRQLVRSRLPGAQSPKQVLTVEHLPLRGPGKVDRRALAAWVAQRSLAPLPGSRLR, encoded by the coding sequence GTGCGCCAGGAGCTGGCCCAGCGGCTGGCTGACGCGCCCGCCTTCCCCCAGGCGGACCTGCTGCTGCGTACCTCCGGCTCCACGACCGGCACCGGCTCCCTGGTGGCCGTAAGCGCCCGTGCGCTTGCGGCCTCCGCCCGGGCCACGCACCAGCGGTTGGGTGGGCCCGGCACCTGGGTACTGGCACTGCCCTGCCACCACGTGGCCGGGCTGCAGGTGCTGGTGCGCTCACTCCTGGCCCAGCAGGCGCCGGTGGTGGTAGACACCAGCGACGGCTTCCACCCGGAGGTCTTGGCCGCCGCCCTGGAGCAGGCGCTCGCCCAGGCCGGGGAGCGGCCCGTCTACACCGCGTTGGTGCCCACCCAGCTCTATGACGCCCTCCAGCACCCGGGAGCCCGCCAGGAGCTCTCCCGCCTGGGTGCGGTGCTGGTGGGGGGAGCTGCCGCCGGTACCGCCCTGCTGGAGCAGGCCCGGGCCGCGCAGGTACCGGTGGTGCGCACCTACGGCATGTCCGAGACCGGGGGCGGCTGCGTGTACGAGGGCCAGCCCCTGGACGGCGTGCAGGTGCGTATCGAGTCCCCGGAGTCCGACGGCGTCGGGCGGGTGGTGCTGGCGGGCCCGGTGCTCGCTGAGGGATACGCCGCCACCCAGGCCGGGAGCGGCACCGTCTTCCGGCAGGACGCCGCAGGCCGCCGCGAGCTGCTGACCAGCGACCTGGGCCGCCTGGTACCTGGTCCAGGCGGGGAGCCTCGCCTGGAGGTGCTGGGACGGGTGGACGACCTGATCGTCACCGGCGGTGTCAAGGTACGGCCCGAGGTGGTGGAGCAGGTGCTGCTCTCCCTGCCCGGGGTGGCCCAGGCCTGCGTGGTAGGAGTGCCGCACGAGCGCTGGGGCAGCGTGGTAACCGGCGTCGTCGTGCCCGAGCCGGGGGTGCTGGCCGACCAGGACTGGTGCGAGGAGCTGCGCCAGCTGGTCCGCAGCCGGCTGCCCGGTGCGCAGTCTCCCAAGCAGGTGCTGACGGTGGAGCACCTGCCTCTGCGTGGGCCTGGCAAGGTGGACCGGCGTGCCCTGGCCGCCTGGGTCGCTCAGCGGTCCCTGGCCCCGCTTCCGGGTTCACGGCTGCGGTAG
- a CDS encoding PLD nuclease N-terminal domain-containing protein: protein MRVALIVLVIALTLYAVLDCARTPSESLPQPLPKPMWLLVIILFTLVGPVAWIITSRVKAAEERGGTVERSVWSSTEGIRFQRPGRQPRRRSLGPDDDPEFLRDLEQDIRRRKHHPEDEDGQPERGPEGPQTPGNS, encoded by the coding sequence ATGCGCGTGGCCTTGATCGTCCTTGTGATTGCCTTGACGCTCTACGCCGTCCTGGACTGTGCCCGCACCCCCAGCGAGTCCCTGCCCCAGCCGCTGCCCAAGCCCATGTGGCTGCTGGTCATCATCCTGTTCACGCTGGTGGGTCCGGTAGCCTGGATCATCACCTCCCGGGTAAAGGCCGCGGAGGAGCGGGGCGGGACCGTGGAGCGCAGCGTGTGGTCCTCCACGGAGGGCATCCGCTTCCAGCGTCCGGGCCGCCAGCCCCGGCGTCGTTCCCTGGGGCCCGACGACGATCCCGAGTTCCTGCGCGACCTGGAGCAGGACATCCGCCGCCGCAAGCACCACCCGGAGGATGAGGACGGCCAGCCCGAGCGAGGACCGGAGGGGCCGCAGACGCCCGGCAACTCCTGA
- the dapD gene encoding 2,3,4,5-tetrahydropyridine-2,6-dicarboxylate N-succinyltransferase — MTTRSAWGLGLATVTDDGNTLDVWYPRPVLGEEPEDGQADLRATLSAMERRDEARGVHTTVVRTWADLDDSPQTVAGAYLRLHVLSHRLAQPNTVNLDGLFSRLPNVVWTSAGPCATEGFETTRTRLRAALGHQVQVLSVDKFPRMVDYVIPSGVRIGDAASVRLGAYLAEGTTVMHTGFVNYNAGTLGRSMVEGRISQGVVVGDGSDIGGGASTMGMLSGGGRRRVALGERCLLGANSGLGIPLGDDCVVEAGLYLTAGTKVSLIPEGGVVPGSHGLFREPRVVSARDLAGASNVLFRRNSQSGAVEALARGGKPIELVAETPGH, encoded by the coding sequence ATGACTACGCGCAGCGCCTGGGGCCTGGGACTGGCCACCGTGACCGATGACGGCAACACCTTGGACGTGTGGTACCCCCGGCCGGTGCTGGGTGAGGAGCCGGAGGACGGCCAGGCGGACCTGCGGGCGACCCTGTCCGCCATGGAGCGCCGTGACGAGGCCCGGGGGGTGCACACCACGGTGGTGCGCACCTGGGCGGACCTGGACGACTCCCCCCAGACGGTGGCGGGCGCCTACCTGCGCCTGCACGTGCTCTCCCACCGCCTGGCCCAGCCGAACACGGTGAACCTGGACGGTTTGTTCTCCCGGCTGCCGAACGTGGTGTGGACCAGCGCGGGCCCCTGCGCCACGGAGGGCTTTGAGACCACGCGCACCCGGCTGCGGGCGGCCCTGGGCCACCAGGTGCAGGTACTCTCGGTGGACAAGTTCCCCCGCATGGTGGACTACGTGATCCCCTCGGGGGTGCGTATCGGGGACGCGGCGAGCGTGCGCCTGGGCGCCTACCTGGCGGAGGGCACCACCGTGATGCACACGGGCTTCGTGAACTACAACGCAGGCACCCTGGGCCGGTCCATGGTGGAGGGGCGCATCTCGCAGGGCGTGGTGGTCGGTGACGGCTCCGACATCGGTGGGGGCGCCTCCACCATGGGGATGCTCTCTGGCGGTGGACGGCGGCGCGTGGCCCTGGGTGAGCGCTGCCTGCTGGGCGCCAACTCGGGCCTGGGCATCCCCCTGGGCGACGACTGCGTGGTGGAGGCGGGCCTGTACCTGACGGCGGGCACCAAGGTCTCGCTGATCCCTGAGGGCGGGGTGGTGCCGGGCAGCCACGGCCTGTTCCGGGAGCCGCGGGTGGTCTCGGCCCGGGACCTGGCGGGGGCCTCGAACGTGCTGTTCCGCCGTAACTCGCAGTCCGGGGCGGTGGAGGCCCTGGCCCGTGGGGGCAAGCCCATCGAGCTGGTGGCGGAGACGCCCGGGCACTGA
- a CDS encoding succinate dehydrogenase cytochrome b subunit: MSSPADLAGASPHRLRGDAPAPPPRRRHRLSFTALKTTMAVTGTVMALFVAVHMLGNLKAFAGPQAYNDYAAWLREALYPLLPVEGLLWLMRLVLGTCLLLHVLAGLALWRRGRDARGPHRRQGLRRHSLPASSMLATGALTGLFVLVHLLDLTVGALVAAPGYTPPDHSGGAVQVSAYQNLVASLSRPGMALFYTAVMLALGTHLAQGLWNVVTDLGGTGLRLRRAFLVLSHAAALLVVLVNGALPLLVLTGVIS; this comes from the coding sequence ATGAGCTCCCCCGCAGACCTGGCTGGCGCCAGCCCCCACAGGCTGCGCGGTGACGCACCCGCACCACCTCCCCGCCGTCGCCACCGGCTGTCCTTCACGGCCCTCAAGACGACGATGGCGGTCACCGGCACCGTCATGGCGCTGTTCGTGGCAGTGCACATGCTCGGCAACCTCAAGGCCTTTGCCGGGCCGCAGGCTTACAACGACTACGCCGCCTGGCTGCGGGAGGCCCTGTACCCGCTGCTGCCGGTGGAGGGGCTGCTGTGGCTCATGCGCCTGGTGCTGGGCACCTGCCTGCTCCTGCACGTCCTGGCGGGGCTGGCGCTGTGGCGGCGGGGCAGGGACGCCCGTGGCCCGCACCGCCGTCAGGGCCTGCGCAGGCACAGCCTGCCAGCCAGCTCCATGCTGGCCACCGGCGCCCTGACCGGCCTGTTCGTGCTGGTGCACCTGCTGGACCTGACTGTCGGCGCCCTGGTGGCCGCCCCGGGCTACACGCCCCCGGACCACAGTGGCGGGGCGGTGCAGGTCTCCGCCTACCAGAACCTGGTGGCCAGCCTCTCGCGCCCGGGCATGGCCCTGTTCTACACCGCCGTCATGCTGGCCCTGGGCACGCACCTGGCCCAGGGGCTGTGGAACGTGGTGACCGACCTCGGGGGCACCGGGCTGCGCCTGCGCCGGGCGTTCCTGGTCCTGTCCCACGCGGCCGCGCTGCTGGTGGTGCTGGTCAACGGGGCCCTGCCGCTGCTGGTCCTCACCGGGGTGATCTCATGA
- a CDS encoding fumarate reductase/succinate dehydrogenase flavoprotein subunit — translation MSTPPAARHPSPGRPAPGQPSAPSAPEAVDGLYAVGPDLDPHLPDCPPELAWQRRREEYRLVSPANRRRLTVIVVGTGLAGAGAAAALGQLGYRVECFTIHDAARRAHSVAAQGGINAARARKVDGDSLHRFVKDTVKGGDFRGREAEAVRLGQESGRVIDHMLAIGAPFAREYGGQLATRSFGGVQVSRTYYTRGQTGQQLEVASAQALQEQVAAGTVHLHTRTEMLDLIVAEGRAQGIVTRDLLSGELRAWTAHAVVLATGGYGSVYHYSTLAMSSNATATWRAHRRGAAFASACMVQFHPTALPVSSRWQPKTTLMSESLRNDGRIWVPVQPADPRPANEIPEAERDYYLERKYPAFGNLTPRDVASRSAREQIESGRGVGPLRNSVYLDFRDALARLGREVVAARYGNLFSMYLDATGEDPYEVPMRIAPGAHFTMGGLWVDFDQMSTVPGLFVGGEAANSYHGANRLGANSLLSASVDGWFVLPLAVPSYLAGLVGQEPLSPKAPEATAALAQAQARVQGLLEVAGTHRPVWFHRQLGELLYKGCGVSRSEAGLRHTLTQVRALRERFWQDVLVVGGAERLNQELEKALRVADFLELAEVMVLDALDRRESAGAHFREEHATEQGEAQRDDARWCAVSAWLTGPDGSHTRCREPLRFSMVPMQVRDYR, via the coding sequence ATGAGTACGCCACCCGCAGCCCGCCACCCCTCCCCCGGTCGGCCCGCCCCGGGCCAGCCGTCGGCCCCCAGCGCCCCGGAGGCGGTGGACGGCCTGTACGCCGTCGGCCCGGACCTGGACCCCCACCTGCCGGACTGTCCGCCCGAGCTGGCCTGGCAGCGGCGTCGTGAGGAGTACCGCCTGGTCAGTCCCGCCAACCGGCGCAGGCTGACGGTGATCGTGGTGGGAACGGGCCTGGCGGGGGCGGGGGCCGCGGCGGCACTGGGCCAGCTGGGCTACCGGGTGGAGTGCTTCACGATCCACGACGCCGCCCGCCGTGCCCACTCGGTGGCCGCCCAGGGCGGGATCAACGCCGCCCGGGCCCGCAAGGTGGACGGCGACTCGCTGCACCGCTTCGTCAAGGACACCGTGAAGGGCGGCGACTTCCGGGGCCGGGAGGCTGAGGCGGTGCGCCTGGGGCAGGAGTCCGGGCGGGTCATCGACCACATGCTCGCCATCGGGGCGCCTTTCGCCCGCGAGTACGGGGGCCAGCTGGCCACCCGCTCCTTCGGGGGCGTGCAGGTCTCCCGCACCTACTACACGCGTGGGCAGACCGGCCAGCAGCTGGAGGTCGCAAGCGCCCAGGCCCTCCAGGAGCAGGTGGCGGCCGGGACCGTCCACCTGCACACCCGCACCGAGATGCTGGACCTGATCGTGGCCGAGGGCCGCGCCCAGGGCATCGTGACCCGGGACCTGCTCTCGGGGGAGCTGCGGGCCTGGACCGCTCACGCGGTGGTCCTGGCCACCGGCGGCTACGGCAGCGTCTACCACTACTCCACCCTGGCCATGAGCTCCAACGCCACCGCCACCTGGCGGGCGCACCGGCGGGGGGCGGCCTTCGCCAGCGCCTGCATGGTGCAGTTCCACCCCACGGCCCTGCCCGTAAGCTCCCGCTGGCAGCCCAAGACCACGCTCATGAGCGAGTCGCTGCGCAACGACGGGCGCATCTGGGTGCCCGTGCAGCCGGCAGACCCCCGCCCCGCCAACGAGATCCCAGAGGCGGAGCGGGACTACTACCTGGAGCGCAAGTACCCGGCCTTCGGAAACCTGACGCCCCGGGACGTCGCCTCCCGCAGCGCCCGCGAGCAGATCGAGTCCGGGCGCGGCGTGGGGCCGCTGCGCAACTCCGTCTACCTGGACTTCCGGGACGCGCTCGCCCGCCTGGGCCGGGAGGTGGTGGCCGCCCGCTACGGGAACCTGTTCTCCATGTACCTGGACGCCACCGGTGAGGACCCCTACGAGGTGCCCATGCGCATCGCCCCCGGTGCGCACTTCACCATGGGCGGCCTGTGGGTGGACTTTGACCAGATGAGCACGGTCCCGGGGCTCTTTGTGGGCGGGGAGGCCGCCAACAGCTACCACGGTGCGAACCGCCTGGGCGCCAACTCCCTGCTGAGCGCCAGCGTGGACGGCTGGTTCGTGCTGCCCCTGGCGGTACCCAGCTACCTGGCCGGCCTGGTGGGTCAGGAGCCCTTGTCCCCTAAGGCCCCGGAGGCGACGGCGGCCCTGGCGCAGGCCCAGGCCCGGGTCCAGGGGCTGCTGGAGGTGGCGGGCACGCACCGGCCGGTCTGGTTCCACCGGCAGCTCGGGGAGCTGCTGTACAAGGGCTGCGGGGTCAGCCGCTCGGAGGCGGGGCTTCGGCACACCCTGACGCAGGTACGGGCGCTGCGGGAGCGGTTCTGGCAGGACGTGCTGGTGGTCGGGGGCGCGGAGCGCCTGAACCAGGAGCTGGAGAAGGCGCTGCGGGTGGCTGACTTCCTGGAGCTGGCGGAGGTCATGGTGCTGGACGCCCTGGACCGGCGGGAGTCAGCGGGCGCGCACTTCCGGGAGGAGCACGCCACGGAGCAGGGGGAGGCGCAGCGGGACGACGCCCGCTGGTGCGCGGTGTCGGCCTGGCTCACGGGCCCGGACGGGTCCCACACCCGGTGCCGTGAGCCGCTGCGCTTCTCCATGGTGCCTATGCAGGTGAGGGACTACCGATGA
- a CDS encoding succinate dehydrogenase/fumarate reductase iron-sulfur subunit, with amino-acid sequence MIVELEIWRQDGPRAPGRFVTYTVADAQPEMSLLELLDRLNDQIITEGGEPVAFESDCREGACGMCGFLVNGRPHGPVDSTPACRQHLRAFPGLRRLRLEPWRAAAFPVVRDLVVDRSALDELVRAGGTVAVAAGTAPDADAVAQPYRQAEAALDFAACIGCGACVAACPNGAAMLFAGAKLAQLALMPQGRQERARRARAMARALDEAFGPCSVYGECVPACPAGIPLTAVAAVNREVLRAGWLGPSRDD; translated from the coding sequence ATGATCGTGGAGCTGGAGATCTGGCGGCAGGACGGGCCACGCGCCCCGGGCCGCTTCGTGACGTACACGGTGGCGGACGCCCAGCCGGAGATGAGCCTGCTGGAGCTCCTGGACCGCCTGAACGACCAGATCATCACCGAGGGCGGGGAGCCGGTGGCCTTCGAGTCCGACTGCCGGGAGGGGGCGTGCGGCATGTGCGGCTTCCTGGTCAACGGCAGGCCGCACGGCCCGGTGGACAGTACCCCAGCCTGCCGCCAGCACCTGCGGGCCTTCCCGGGGCTGCGGCGCCTCCGCCTGGAGCCGTGGCGGGCGGCGGCCTTCCCGGTGGTCCGGGACCTGGTGGTGGACCGCAGCGCCCTGGACGAGCTGGTGCGGGCCGGGGGCACGGTGGCGGTGGCTGCCGGGACCGCCCCGGACGCCGACGCCGTCGCCCAGCCTTACCGGCAGGCGGAGGCGGCCCTGGACTTTGCGGCCTGTATCGGTTGCGGGGCCTGTGTGGCGGCCTGCCCCAACGGGGCGGCGATGCTGTTCGCGGGCGCCAAGCTGGCGCAACTGGCGCTGATGCCGCAAGGGCGCCAGGAGCGCGCGCGGCGGGCCAGGGCCATGGCGCGGGCCCTGGATGAGGCTTTCGGCCCCTGCTCGGTATACGGCGAGTGCGTGCCTGCCTGCCCCGCCGGTATCCCCTTGACGGCGGTGGCCGCCGTCAACCGGGAGGTGCTGCGGGCAGGCTGGCTGGGACCCAGCCGCGACGACTGA
- a CDS encoding citrate synthase, giving the protein MTDQSTDMSKLDCPGTLTVGPASLELPRTLATDGSDGLGIGRLLGTTGMVTLDPGFTNTAACTSEITYIDGAAGVLRYRGYPIAELAKSSTFLEVAYLLIHGELPDQETFEQFDRRVARHRLLHEDFRSFFTSFPSSGHPMAILQAGIAGLATYYEDTLNPYDPYECELATVLLLSKMPTMISYIARRAIGLPLLYPDPKRGYVEDFLNMTFGMPYQAPDIDPVVVRALDMLLILHADHEQNCSTSTVRLVGSADANMYASVSAGVGALSGPLHGGANEAVLRMLDRIESEGLSTSEFVRKVKDREDGVRLMGFGHRVYKNYDPRAALVKEAAHDVLMRLGSSDGDRKLDIAMELEEVALSDDYFVSRKLYPNVDFYTGLIYQAMGFPTKMFTPLFALGRLPGWIAQYREMIADPAKRIGRPRQVYTGEVERHYIAMHRRKQAAEYPGVRPGSSVDRVNRV; this is encoded by the coding sequence ATGACTGACCAGAGCACCGACATGAGCAAGCTCGACTGCCCCGGGACCCTCACTGTGGGGCCAGCCAGCCTGGAGCTGCCGCGCACCCTGGCCACCGACGGCTCGGACGGCCTCGGCATCGGCAGGCTCCTGGGGACCACAGGCATGGTCACCCTGGACCCCGGCTTCACCAACACCGCTGCCTGCACCTCCGAGATCACCTACATCGACGGTGCTGCCGGAGTCCTGCGCTACCGCGGCTACCCGATCGCCGAGCTGGCCAAGTCCTCCACCTTCCTGGAGGTCGCCTACCTGCTGATCCACGGTGAGCTGCCGGACCAGGAGACCTTCGAGCAGTTCGACCGGCGAGTGGCCCGCCACCGCCTCCTGCACGAGGACTTCCGCAGCTTCTTCACCTCCTTCCCCTCCTCCGGCCACCCCATGGCCATACTCCAGGCGGGGATCGCGGGCCTGGCCACCTACTACGAGGACACCCTCAACCCTTACGACCCCTACGAGTGCGAGCTGGCCACCGTGCTCCTCCTCAGCAAGATGCCGACGATGATCTCCTACATCGCCCGGCGCGCTATCGGCCTGCCGCTGCTCTACCCGGACCCCAAGCGCGGCTATGTGGAGGACTTCCTGAACATGACCTTCGGGATGCCCTATCAGGCCCCGGACATCGACCCGGTGGTGGTGCGCGCCCTGGACATGCTGCTGATCCTGCACGCCGACCACGAGCAGAACTGCTCCACCTCCACCGTGCGCCTGGTGGGCTCGGCCGACGCCAACATGTACGCCTCGGTGTCCGCCGGGGTGGGGGCGCTGTCCGGCCCGCTGCACGGCGGGGCGAACGAGGCGGTGCTGCGCATGCTCGACCGGATCGAGTCGGAGGGCCTGAGCACCTCTGAGTTCGTGCGCAAGGTCAAGGACCGGGAGGACGGCGTGCGCCTCATGGGCTTCGGGCACCGCGTCTACAAGAACTACGACCCGCGCGCCGCCCTGGTCAAGGAGGCTGCCCACGACGTCCTCATGCGCCTGGGCTCCTCCGACGGCGACCGCAAGCTGGACATCGCCATGGAGCTGGAGGAGGTCGCCCTGAGCGACGACTACTTCGTCTCCCGCAAGCTCTACCCCAACGTGGACTTCTACACGGGCCTGATCTACCAGGCCATGGGCTTCCCCACCAAGATGTTCACCCCGCTGTTCGCCCTGGGGCGCTTGCCCGGCTGGATCGCCCAGTACCGGGAGATGATCGCCGACCCCGCCAAGCGCATCGGCCGACCCCGCCAGGTGTACACCGGCGAGGTGGAGCGCCACTACATCGCCATGCACCGGCGCAAGCAGGCCGCCGAGTACCCGGGGGTCCGCCCCGGCTCCAGCGTGGACCGCGTCAACCGGGTCTGA
- a CDS encoding ATP-binding protein: MHNTVRSALKAIAAGATADSQEHQHLDFKEDPARSQKPGGNPEARRTEMLLDAAICFANADGESFIVLGVRDDQAGPQAFTGTQAMPDKIMREIFNKTTPNLTVEATEEEFQGTRLIVVRVPQGLSVYSRRNGAATRRNRKSCIPLSEDERRTLQFQRLNPDHSKLPSPLTLPNLSPLALSTGIQLFNTRHPDDSVQTPEALLRRLGLVTSDGILLKAAEILFGPPQPGRIMAQHLWRTAPGQEPERNDVNSPLVLAIQEMRERVHTHSNTEMERVELPTGQERQIQDFPASAVDEVVLNAFAHRDWELSQPIIVDQSPHILSVQSPGGLPVGVDPQRLLTTPSTPRNPTLMQALHHLGLVEQTSRGFDRMWTSMLSSGRPAPEVDANEFRVRVSFTASVVDTSFVRALSLLHTVIDEQLTANVNVLLVLKELTRTSVLTEGTASELLQLSRQECRETLAWLKGIGLLVTSHSSNLWSLAPRVLAMLRTQGVETPAEGDVQGWIIDAVKGGAVTNRQVVAATGAQSTVVTEVLRHLANTGAIRKDPNGPERGSRVRWIAV, encoded by the coding sequence ATGCACAACACTGTCCGGTCAGCACTTAAGGCGATCGCCGCCGGAGCGACAGCCGACAGCCAAGAACATCAGCACCTTGACTTCAAGGAGGACCCTGCACGCTCCCAGAAGCCCGGCGGCAACCCGGAGGCCCGGCGCACCGAGATGCTGCTGGACGCCGCAATCTGCTTCGCAAACGCCGACGGAGAGTCCTTCATCGTACTCGGCGTCCGCGACGACCAAGCAGGCCCCCAAGCCTTCACGGGCACCCAGGCCATGCCAGACAAGATCATGCGCGAGATCTTCAACAAGACGACACCTAACCTCACTGTGGAAGCCACGGAAGAGGAGTTCCAAGGTACCCGTTTGATCGTCGTGCGCGTTCCGCAAGGGCTGAGCGTCTACAGCCGTCGCAACGGCGCTGCCACCCGACGCAACAGGAAGTCCTGTATACCTCTGTCAGAGGACGAACGTCGCACCCTCCAGTTCCAGCGCCTCAACCCCGACCACTCTAAGCTCCCTTCACCGCTCACTCTGCCTAACTTGAGCCCCTTAGCCCTTAGCACGGGCATACAACTGTTCAACACAAGACACCCAGACGACTCTGTCCAGACACCTGAGGCCCTGCTGCGCCGCCTGGGACTGGTGACTTCGGACGGCATCCTGCTAAAAGCCGCTGAGATTCTTTTCGGCCCCCCGCAACCTGGGCGCATCATGGCTCAGCACCTGTGGCGCACCGCCCCGGGGCAAGAGCCCGAGCGCAACGACGTTAACAGCCCTCTAGTGCTAGCTATCCAAGAGATGCGGGAACGGGTGCACACACATTCCAACACGGAGATGGAGCGCGTAGAACTCCCCACCGGACAGGAGCGCCAGATTCAGGACTTTCCCGCCAGCGCTGTGGACGAGGTCGTCCTCAACGCCTTCGCCCACCGCGACTGGGAACTCTCACAACCGATAATCGTCGATCAGTCTCCACATATCTTAAGCGTTCAGTCACCAGGAGGTTTGCCAGTGGGCGTAGACCCACAGCGCCTCCTCACCACCCCATCAACTCCTCGCAACCCTACGCTCATGCAGGCACTGCACCACTTAGGCCTTGTTGAGCAGACTTCACGCGGCTTCGACCGCATGTGGACCTCGATGCTCTCATCTGGACGGCCTGCCCCCGAAGTGGACGCCAACGAGTTCCGGGTTCGGGTCAGTTTTACCGCCTCGGTCGTGGACACTTCTTTCGTCAGGGCGCTCTCCCTTCTGCACACCGTGATTGACGAGCAACTGACCGCCAACGTCAATGTCCTGCTGGTGCTGAAGGAACTGACTCGCACCAGTGTCCTTACCGAAGGCACTGCCTCAGAGCTTTTACAGCTGAGCAGGCAGGAGTGCCGCGAGACCTTGGCATGGCTGAAGGGGATCGGCCTGCTGGTGACCAGTCACAGCAGCAACCTCTGGTCCCTAGCTCCCCGAGTACTAGCGATGCTGCGGACACAGGGAGTGGAGACGCCAGCCGAGGGAGACGTCCAAGGATGGATCATCGACGCAGTCAAAGGCGGCGCCGTCACCAACCGACAAGTTGTTGCTGCCACCGGAGCCCAGTCGACCGTGGTCACTGAGGTACTACGCCACCTGGCAAACACTGGCGCCATCAGGAAGGACCCTAACGGACCGGAGCGCGGCTCCAGGGTGCGGTGGATCGCCGTCTAG
- the dapC gene encoding succinyldiaminopimelate transaminase — protein sequence MNASDASPAPQTLPRALTLPDFPWDSLRPYRQQAALHPDGVVDLAVGTPVDPTPALAQQALQAAANAPGYPPAAGTPELRAAIIDWWARRRGVTDLRDSEVLPTIGSKEAVALLALQLGARPGDLVLHPRAAYPTYDVGARLAGAVPVPVDTDADPATWRLPPGPDGAPARPVLVWLNSPGNPDGHVLSTEQLARVVAWARQRGAVVVSDECYAELAWAEPWASQGVPSLLDPRVTGTRADGGPDLRGLLALYSLSKQSNLAGYRAAFLAGDATLVAAVAEVRKHAGLLVPAPVQAALLAALADEEHVAAQVEVYRARRETLLEATAAAGLVNDPASVAGLYLWLRGPASMSAFDLVGAFAELGIVVAPGDFYGQAGAGRVRVSLTGSDERVRAAAARLRGTSLLRR from the coding sequence GTGAATGCCTCTGACGCCAGCCCCGCCCCGCAGACCCTGCCCCGGGCGCTCACCCTGCCCGACTTCCCCTGGGACTCCCTGCGCCCCTACCGGCAGCAGGCCGCCCTTCACCCCGACGGCGTCGTGGACCTGGCCGTGGGCACCCCCGTGGACCCCACGCCTGCCCTCGCCCAGCAGGCCCTGCAGGCCGCGGCCAACGCCCCCGGCTACCCGCCCGCGGCCGGGACCCCGGAGCTGCGCGCCGCCATCATCGACTGGTGGGCCCGCCGTCGGGGCGTGACCGACCTGCGGGACAGCGAGGTCCTGCCCACCATCGGCTCCAAGGAGGCGGTGGCCCTGCTGGCCCTCCAGCTGGGGGCGCGCCCCGGCGACCTGGTGCTGCACCCGCGCGCCGCCTACCCCACCTACGACGTCGGGGCCCGCCTGGCCGGGGCGGTGCCCGTGCCCGTGGACACCGACGCCGACCCCGCCACCTGGCGGCTGCCGCCGGGACCAGACGGCGCCCCCGCCCGGCCGGTGCTCGTCTGGCTCAACAGCCCCGGCAACCCCGACGGCCACGTGCTCAGTACGGAGCAGCTGGCCCGGGTCGTGGCCTGGGCGCGGCAGCGTGGCGCCGTCGTCGTCTCAGACGAGTGCTACGCCGAGCTGGCCTGGGCCGAGCCCTGGGCCAGCCAGGGGGTGCCCAGCCTCCTGGACCCGCGCGTGACCGGCACCCGGGCGGACGGCGGCCCGGACCTGCGCGGGCTGCTGGCCCTGTACTCCCTGTCCAAGCAGTCCAACCTGGCTGGCTACCGGGCGGCCTTCCTAGCGGGTGACGCCACGCTGGTGGCGGCTGTCGCCGAGGTCCGCAAGCACGCCGGGCTGCTGGTACCCGCCCCGGTGCAGGCCGCCCTGCTGGCCGCCCTGGCTGACGAGGAGCACGTGGCCGCGCAGGTGGAGGTCTACCGGGCGCGCCGGGAGACCCTGCTGGAGGCGACGGCGGCCGCCGGGCTGGTCAACGACCCCGCCTCCGTGGCGGGCCTGTACCTGTGGCTGCGCGGCCCGGCGTCGATGAGCGCCTTCGACCTGGTGGGGGCCTTTGCCGAGCTGGGGATCGTGGTGGCCCCGGGGGACTTCTACGGCCAGGCGGGTGCCGGGCGGGTGCGGGTGTCCCTGACCGGCTCTGACGAGCGGGTGCGGGCGGCTGCGGCCCGGCTGCGGGGCACCAGCCTGCTGCGCCGCTGA
- the fdxA gene encoding ferredoxin encodes MTYVIAQPCVDVKDRACVDECPVDCIYEGERSLYINADECVDCGACEPVCPTEAIFYEDDVPEEWSDYTRANIDFFELKGLGSPGGAQQVGAVDYDDPMIAALPPQNQDYLESHGLA; translated from the coding sequence ATGACCTACGTCATCGCCCAGCCCTGCGTGGACGTCAAGGACAGGGCATGCGTGGACGAGTGTCCCGTGGACTGCATCTATGAGGGTGAGCGCAGCCTCTACATCAACGCGGACGAGTGCGTGGACTGCGGGGCCTGCGAGCCCGTGTGCCCCACCGAGGCGATCTTCTACGAGGACGACGTCCCGGAGGAGTGGAGCGACTACACCCGCGCCAACATCGACTTCTTTGAGCTCAAGGGACTGGGCTCGCCCGGCGGGGCGCAGCAGGTCGGGGCCGTGGACTACGACGACCCGATGATCGCCGCCCTGCCCCCGCAGAACCAGGACTACCTGGAGTCCCACGGCCTGGCCTGA